The following are encoded together in the Poseidonibacter lekithochrous genome:
- a CDS encoding ATP-binding protein translates to MTIKKRLYISFLLILSIIIFIIGIFFYAIINVNDIHLLQNQRYEQIRKVEKIKELNTAFAWVVLDIIVDRRKTEIVKDRKDKANELFKKLWQLKTDVLKHAETGIEKDKLLTIFNNLKKAENLIKVDLYNLTISKSTKDNFFDFSDRFDSISSSTQTLIIEEIELLQAKLNQTEKQKEAFLSKIKLELIILLFISFSLSFIISSKLIREIKIMLKTLNKGVLQLLSNNEKTIKINIEEGNELSEITNNLNKYLEQQESFIKSREELLRNISHELKTPITKGKFLLEKIRVKKDEKSLDNINEVFYDIETLTSKLLERERLNHATLDKSKFLISTVILEALSKLSIDDESKISIELEDDFQIEADFYYLTIVIKNLIDNAMKYSNIYPIEIHTENKTLYIKNNANKLFNDLNYYIQPFTREANQQQGHGLGLNIVNKILQMHDFNFQYNYKEPHNIFSINFK, encoded by the coding sequence ATGACAATTAAAAAAAGATTATATATCTCCTTCTTATTAATTTTATCAATTATCATATTTATAATTGGAATTTTCTTTTATGCAATAATTAATGTAAATGATATTCATCTTTTACAAAATCAAAGATATGAACAAATTAGAAAAGTAGAGAAAATAAAAGAACTTAATACTGCTTTTGCTTGGGTTGTTCTTGATATTATTGTGGATAGAAGAAAAACAGAAATTGTAAAAGATAGAAAAGATAAAGCAAATGAACTTTTCAAAAAACTTTGGCAGTTAAAAACAGATGTATTAAAACATGCAGAAACTGGTATAGAAAAAGATAAATTACTTACAATTTTTAATAATCTAAAAAAAGCAGAAAATTTAATAAAAGTAGATTTATATAATCTTACTATTTCAAAATCAACAAAAGATAACTTTTTTGATTTTAGTGATAGGTTTGATTCTATAAGTAGTAGTACTCAGACCCTAATAATCGAAGAAATTGAGTTATTACAAGCAAAACTAAATCAAACAGAAAAACAAAAAGAAGCCTTTTTAAGTAAGATAAAACTTGAACTTATAATTCTTCTTTTTATATCATTCTCACTATCTTTTATAATCTCATCTAAATTAATTAGAGAAATAAAAATCATGTTAAAAACTCTAAATAAAGGGGTTTTACAACTACTTAGTAATAATGAGAAAACTATTAAAATCAATATAGAAGAGGGTAATGAACTTAGTGAAATTACAAATAACCTTAATAAATATCTAGAACAACAAGAATCTTTTATTAAATCAAGAGAAGAACTTCTTCGAAATATTAGTCATGAACTAAAAACTCCAATAACAAAAGGAAAGTTTTTATTAGAAAAAATTAGAGTAAAAAAAGATGAAAAAAGTCTAGATAATATTAATGAAGTTTTTTATGATATTGAAACTCTAACAAGTAAACTTTTAGAGAGAGAAAGACTAAATCACGCTACTTTAGATAAATCAAAATTCCTTATTTCAACAGTGATTTTAGAAGCTTTATCAAAATTATCAATTGATGATGAATCAAAAATATCTATAGAATTAGAGGATGATTTTCAAATTGAAGCAGATTTTTATTATCTTACTATTGTAATAAAAAATCTAATTGATAATGCTATGAAATACTCAAATATATACCCAATTGAAATTCATACAGAAAATAAAACTTTGTATATAAAAAACAACGCAAATAAATTATTTAATGATTTAAATTATTATATTCAACCTTTTACAAGGGAAGCAAATCAACAGCAAGGTCACGG